The Pseudomonas baetica genome includes a region encoding these proteins:
- the hisD gene encoding histidinol dehydrogenase: MTAPTAIRRLNAADPDFAHHLDHLLSWESVSDDSVNQRVLDIIKAVRERGDAALVEFTQKFDGLEVASMADLILPRERLELALTRITVPQREALEKAAARVRSYHEKQKQDSWSYTEADGTVLGQKVTPLDRAGLYVPGGKASYPSSVLMNAIPAKVAGVTEVVMVVPTPRGEINELVLAAACIAGVDRVFTIGGAQAVAALAYGTESVPKVDKVVGPGNIYVATAKRHVFGQVGIDMIAGPSEILVVCDGQTDPDWIAMDLFSQAEHDEDAQAILVSPDAEFLDKVAASIDKLLPTMDRATIIETSINGRGALIHVRDMAQAIEVANRIAPEHLELSVADPQAWLPQIRHAGAIFMGRHTSEALGDYCAGPNHVLPTSGTARFSSPLGVYDFQKRSSIIFCSEAGASELGKTASVLARGESLSAHARSAEYRIIDDKQGN, from the coding sequence ATGACCGCACCGACTGCAATTCGCCGACTCAACGCTGCTGACCCGGATTTCGCGCATCATCTGGATCATCTGCTGAGCTGGGAAAGTGTGTCTGACGACTCGGTCAATCAGCGCGTGCTGGACATCATCAAGGCCGTTCGCGAGCGCGGTGACGCGGCCCTGGTCGAGTTCACCCAGAAGTTCGACGGCCTCGAAGTTGCCTCGATGGCTGACCTGATCCTGCCGCGCGAGCGTCTGGAACTGGCCCTGACCCGCATCACCGTGCCGCAGCGCGAAGCACTGGAAAAAGCCGCGGCCCGGGTGCGCAGCTACCACGAAAAGCAGAAGCAGGATTCCTGGAGCTACACCGAAGCCGACGGCACCGTGCTGGGCCAGAAGGTTACCCCGCTGGATCGCGCCGGCCTGTACGTGCCGGGCGGCAAGGCGTCGTACCCGTCGTCGGTGTTGATGAACGCCATTCCGGCCAAGGTTGCCGGTGTGACCGAAGTGGTCATGGTCGTGCCGACTCCGCGCGGTGAAATCAACGAACTGGTGCTGGCGGCGGCGTGCATTGCCGGCGTCGATCGGGTGTTCACCATCGGCGGCGCGCAAGCGGTAGCGGCTCTGGCCTATGGCACCGAAAGCGTGCCGAAAGTGGACAAGGTCGTTGGGCCGGGCAACATCTATGTCGCCACCGCCAAGCGCCACGTGTTCGGTCAGGTCGGCATCGACATGATCGCCGGTCCTTCGGAAATTCTCGTGGTGTGCGATGGCCAGACCGACCCCGACTGGATCGCCATGGACCTGTTCTCCCAAGCCGAGCACGACGAAGACGCCCAGGCGATTCTGGTCAGCCCCGACGCCGAGTTCCTCGACAAGGTCGCCGCGAGCATCGACAAACTGCTGCCGACCATGGATCGCGCAACCATCATCGAAACCTCGATCAATGGCCGCGGCGCGCTGATTCATGTGCGTGACATGGCCCAGGCTATTGAAGTCGCCAACCGCATTGCGCCGGAGCACCTGGAGCTGTCGGTCGCTGACCCGCAAGCCTGGCTGCCACAGATCCGCCACGCCGGCGCGATCTTCATGGGCCGTCACACTTCCGAAGCGCTGGGCGACTACTGCGCAGGCCCGAACCACGTGCTGCCGACTTCCGGCACGGCGCGTTTCTCCTCGCCGCTGGGCGTGTACGACTTCCAGAAACGTTCGTCGATCATCTTCTGCTCCGAGGCCGGCGCCTCCGAGCTGGGCAAGACCGCTTCGGTGCTGGCCCGTGGCGAATCGCTGAGTGCCCACGCGCGCAGCGCCGAATACCGCATCATTGACGACAAGCAGGGGAACTGA
- the hisG gene encoding ATP phosphoribosyltransferase, with product MLTIALSKGRILDDTLPLLAEAGIVPTENPDKSRKLIIPTTQDDVRLLIVRATDVPTYVEHGAADLGVAGKDVLMEYTGQGLYEPLDLQIAQCKLMTAGKIGAPEPKGRLRVATKFVNVAKRYYAEQGRQVDIIKLYGSMELAPLIGLADKIIDVVDTGNTLRANGLEPQELIATISSRLVVNKASMKMQHARIQALIDTLRNAVESRHRG from the coding sequence ATGTTGACCATCGCACTGTCCAAGGGCCGCATCCTTGACGACACCCTGCCGCTTCTCGCTGAAGCGGGCATCGTGCCGACCGAGAATCCGGACAAGAGCCGCAAGCTGATCATTCCCACGACGCAGGACGACGTACGCTTGCTGATCGTGCGCGCCACCGACGTGCCGACCTATGTCGAACATGGCGCGGCCGACCTCGGCGTGGCCGGTAAAGACGTGTTGATGGAATACACCGGCCAAGGCTTGTATGAGCCACTGGACCTGCAGATCGCCCAGTGCAAACTGATGACCGCCGGCAAGATCGGCGCGCCCGAGCCCAAGGGCCGTCTGCGCGTGGCGACCAAGTTCGTCAACGTCGCCAAGCGTTACTACGCCGAGCAGGGCCGTCAGGTCGATATCATCAAGCTCTACGGCTCGATGGAACTGGCACCGCTGATCGGTCTGGCCGACAAGATCATCGACGTGGTCGACACCGGCAACACCCTGCGCGCCAATGGCCTGGAACCTCAGGAACTGATCGCCACGATCAGCTCGCGCCTGGTGGTCAACAAGGCTTCGATGAAAATGCAACACGCCCGTATCCAGGCGTTGATCGATACCCTGCGCAACGCAGTGGAATCGCGACACCGCGGCTGA
- the murA gene encoding UDP-N-acetylglucosamine 1-carboxyvinyltransferase gives MDKLIITGGVRLDGEIRISGAKNSALPILAATLLCDGPVTVGNLPHLHDITTMIELFGRMGIEPVIDEKLSVEIDPRTIKTLIAPYELVKTMRASILVLGPMVARFGEAEVALPGGCAIGSRPVDLHIRGLEAMGAVIDVEGGYIKAKAPEGGLRGAHFFFDTVSVTGTENIMMAAALAKGRSVLQNAAREPEVVDLANFLNAMGAKVSGAGTDTITIDGVERLGSCFYKVMPDRIETGTYLVAAAVTGGRVKVKDTDPTILEAVLEKLREAGAEITSGEDWIELNMHGKRPKAVNVRTAPYPAFPTDMQAQFISLNAIAEGTGAVIETIFENRFMHVYELHRMGAKIQVEGNTAIVTGTEVLKGAPVMATDLRASASLVISALVAEGDTLIDRIYHIDRGYECIEEKLQMLGAKIRRVPG, from the coding sequence ATGGATAAATTGATTATTACCGGCGGCGTTCGTCTTGATGGCGAAATCCGCATCTCCGGGGCAAAGAACTCCGCCCTGCCGATCCTGGCTGCCACGTTGCTGTGCGATGGCCCGGTCACTGTCGGCAACCTGCCGCACCTGCACGACATCACCACCATGATCGAGCTGTTCGGTCGCATGGGCATTGAGCCTGTGATCGACGAGAAACTCAGCGTCGAAATTGACCCGCGCACCATCAAGACCCTGATCGCTCCGTACGAACTGGTGAAAACCATGCGTGCGTCGATCCTGGTACTGGGCCCGATGGTTGCCCGTTTCGGTGAAGCCGAAGTCGCATTGCCTGGCGGTTGCGCCATCGGTTCGCGTCCGGTTGACCTGCACATCCGTGGTCTTGAAGCCATGGGCGCGGTGATCGACGTCGAAGGCGGCTACATCAAGGCCAAGGCCCCTGAAGGCGGCCTGCGCGGTGCGCACTTCTTCTTCGATACCGTCAGTGTGACCGGTACCGAAAACATCATGATGGCTGCCGCTCTGGCCAAGGGCCGCAGCGTGCTGCAGAACGCCGCGCGCGAGCCTGAAGTGGTTGACCTGGCGAACTTCCTCAATGCCATGGGCGCCAAGGTTTCCGGTGCTGGCACCGACACCATCACCATTGATGGCGTCGAACGTCTGGGTTCGTGCTTCTACAAGGTCATGCCTGACCGTATCGAAACCGGTACCTACCTGGTGGCTGCTGCCGTTACCGGCGGTCGCGTCAAGGTCAAGGACACCGATCCGACCATTCTCGAAGCCGTTCTGGAGAAACTCCGTGAAGCCGGCGCAGAAATCACCAGCGGTGAAGACTGGATCGAGCTGAACATGCACGGCAAGCGTCCGAAAGCGGTCAACGTGCGCACTGCGCCGTATCCTGCATTCCCGACGGACATGCAGGCGCAGTTCATCTCGCTCAACGCCATCGCCGAAGGCACCGGTGCAGTGATCGAGACGATCTTCGAAAACCGTTTCATGCACGTGTATGAACTGCACCGCATGGGCGCCAAGATCCAGGTTGAAGGCAACACCGCCATCGTTACCGGTACTGAAGTCCTCAAGGGCGCGCCAGTGATGGCGACCGACCTGCGTGCTTCGGCCAGTCTGGTGATCTCGGCGCTGGTGGCCGAAGGCGATACCCTGATCGACCGCATCTACCACATCGACCGTGGTTATGAGTGCATCGAAGAAAAACTGCAGATGCTGGGCGCCAAGATCCGTCGCGTTCCGGGCTGA
- a CDS encoding BolA family protein, with product MQAVEVKSFLEGKLPGTLVEVEGEGCNFQLNVISDELAALSPVKRQQQIYAHLNPWITDGSIHAVTMKFFSSAAWAERT from the coding sequence ATGCAGGCCGTAGAAGTGAAGAGCTTCCTTGAAGGAAAGCTGCCCGGAACGTTGGTAGAAGTTGAGGGCGAAGGCTGCAATTTCCAGCTGAACGTGATTAGCGATGAACTGGCGGCGTTGAGCCCGGTGAAGCGTCAGCAGCAGATCTATGCCCATTTGAACCCATGGATCACCGATGGCAGCATCCATGCGGTCACTATGAAATTTTTCAGCAGCGCGGCCTGGGCCGAGCGCACCTGA
- a CDS encoding STAS domain-containing protein: MNEAAVRMSDVDELLLSGVLDYRTGPDLRKEGQALIKSSKASSLVIDCSAVKKSSSVGLSLLLCFMRDAQAAGKAVSIRAMPEDMREIAQVSELTELLAQS, from the coding sequence ATGAATGAGGCGGCAGTTCGTATGAGTGATGTCGACGAGCTATTGCTCAGCGGAGTGCTGGACTACCGCACAGGTCCCGACCTGCGCAAGGAAGGTCAGGCGCTGATCAAGTCCAGCAAGGCTTCCTCGCTGGTCATCGATTGCTCGGCCGTGAAGAAGTCCAGCAGCGTCGGCTTGTCGCTGCTGCTGTGCTTCATGCGGGATGCGCAAGCGGCCGGCAAGGCCGTCAGCATCCGCGCGATGCCCGAAGACATGCGCGAAATCGCTCAGGTCAGTGAACTGACTGAACTGTTGGCGCAATCCTGA
- a CDS encoding MlaC/ttg2D family ABC transporter substrate-binding protein: MISTLRRGLLVLLATLPLMGTAVAAQSAHDLIQDTTTRMLADLSANKEKYKQDPNDFYAALNTIVGPVVDAEGISKSIMTVKYSRKATPAQMQTFQENFKKGLFQFYGNALLEYNNQGITVDPAKDESGDRTSVGMTVRGSNGAIYPVQYTLEKINGEWKLRNVIINGINIGKLFRDQFADAMQRNGNDLDKTINNWAGEVAKAKETTEQAAEKPAQ; this comes from the coding sequence ATGATCTCTACCTTGCGACGTGGCCTGTTGGTGTTGCTCGCGACATTGCCGCTGATGGGTACCGCTGTGGCGGCACAGTCGGCGCACGATCTGATTCAGGACACCACGACCCGGATGCTCGCTGATCTGTCGGCCAATAAAGAGAAGTACAAGCAGGATCCGAACGACTTTTATGCTGCACTGAACACTATTGTTGGCCCGGTGGTGGATGCCGAAGGCATTTCCAAGAGCATCATGACGGTCAAGTACTCGCGCAAGGCAACACCTGCGCAGATGCAGACCTTCCAGGAAAACTTCAAGAAAGGCCTGTTCCAGTTCTACGGCAACGCCTTGCTTGAATACAACAATCAGGGCATCACCGTCGATCCTGCCAAGGATGAGTCGGGCGACCGCACCAGCGTCGGCATGACTGTTCGGGGCAGCAACGGCGCGATCTATCCTGTGCAATACACGCTGGAGAAGATCAACGGCGAGTGGAAACTGCGCAACGTGATCATCAACGGCATCAACATTGGCAAGTTGTTCCGTGATCAGTTCGCCGACGCGATGCAGCGTAACGGCAATGATCTGGACAAGACCATCAATAACTGGGCAGGTGAAGTGGCCAAGGCCAAGGAAACCACCGAGCAAGCTGCCGAGAAGCCAGCGCAATGA
- the mlaD gene encoding outer membrane lipid asymmetry maintenance protein MlaD yields MQNRTLEIGVGLFLLAGILALLLLALRVSGLSPTSTTDTYKLYAYFDNIAGLTVRAKVTMAGVTIGKVTAIDLDRDSFTGRVTLQVDKKVDNLPTDSTASILTAGLLGEKYIGISVGGEDARLKDGGTIHDTQSSLVLEDLIGKFLLNTVSKDAK; encoded by the coding sequence ATGCAAAACCGCACCCTGGAAATCGGTGTCGGCCTGTTCCTGCTGGCAGGGATTCTGGCTTTGCTGCTGCTTGCTCTGCGGGTCAGTGGCCTGTCTCCGACTTCGACCACCGACACTTATAAACTTTACGCCTACTTCGACAATATCGCCGGTTTGACGGTCAGAGCCAAAGTGACCATGGCCGGTGTGACCATCGGCAAGGTCACGGCGATCGATCTGGATCGCGACAGCTTCACCGGTCGTGTGACCCTGCAAGTGGATAAAAAGGTCGACAATCTGCCGACTGACTCCACAGCGTCTATCCTGACGGCCGGTTTGCTCGGCGAGAAGTACATCGGTATCAGCGTGGGCGGCGAAGATGCCCGCCTCAAGGATGGCGGAACCATCCACGACACGCAGTCGTCACTGGTACTGGAAGACCTGATTGGTAAATTCCTGCTCAATACCGTTAGCAAAGACGCCAAATGA
- the mlaE gene encoding lipid asymmetry maintenance ABC transporter permease subunit MlaE has protein sequence MRKMSLIERVRRFGEAAIDAIAVFGRATLFLFHALLGRGGISGGFGLLVKQLHSVGVMSLVIIVVSGIFIGMVLALQGFSILSSYGSEQAVGQMVALTLLRELGPVVTALLFAGRAGSALTAEIGNMKSTEQLSSLEMIGVDPLKYIIAPRLWAGFISLPVLAMIFSVVGIWGGSWVAVDWLGVYEGSYWANMQNSVNFTSDVLNGVIKSIVFAFVVTWIAVFQGYDCEPTSEGISRATTKTVVFASLAVLGLDFILTALMFGDF, from the coding sequence ATGCGCAAAATGTCATTAATAGAACGCGTACGCCGGTTCGGCGAAGCGGCGATCGACGCCATTGCGGTGTTCGGTCGGGCAACGCTGTTCCTGTTTCACGCATTGCTCGGCCGCGGTGGTATCAGCGGCGGGTTTGGTTTGCTGGTCAAGCAACTGCATTCGGTCGGCGTCATGTCCCTGGTGATCATTGTGGTCTCCGGTATATTTATCGGCATGGTGCTGGCGCTGCAGGGGTTCAGCATTCTGTCGAGCTACGGTTCGGAGCAGGCGGTAGGGCAGATGGTTGCGCTGACGCTGTTGCGTGAGCTCGGGCCTGTGGTGACGGCGCTGCTGTTCGCCGGACGCGCCGGTTCGGCGCTGACGGCGGAAATCGGCAACATGAAATCCACCGAACAACTTTCCAGCCTGGAAATGATCGGCGTCGACCCGCTCAAGTACATTATTGCCCCGCGTCTGTGGGCCGGTTTCATTTCCCTGCCGGTGCTGGCGATGATTTTCAGCGTGGTGGGCATCTGGGGCGGTTCGTGGGTGGCTGTCGACTGGCTCGGAGTGTATGAAGGCTCCTACTGGGCGAACATGCAAAACAGCGTGAACTTCACCAGTGATGTGCTCAACGGAGTCATCAAAAGTATCGTTTTCGCCTTTGTCGTGACCTGGATCGCCGTATTCCAAGGGTATGACTGTGAGCCCACTTCCGAGGGGATCAGTCGTGCCACCACCAAGACCGTGGTGTTTGCCTCGCTGGCAGTGCTCGGCCTGGACTTTATTCTGACCGCTTTGATGTTTGGAGATTTCTGA
- a CDS encoding ATP-binding cassette domain-containing protein — MSADNAYAVELKGVSFKRGARSIFNNVDIRIPRGKVTGIMGPSGCGKTTLLRLMGAQLRPDSGEVWVNGQNLPKLSRSDLFDARKHMGVLFQSGALFTDLDVFENVAFPLRVHTELPEEMIRDIVLLKLQAVGLRGAIELMPDELSGGMKRRVALARAIALDPQILMYDEPFVGQDPIAMGVLVRLIRLLNDALGITSIVVSHDLAETASIADYIYVVGDGQVLGQGTPDELMNSDEPRIRQFMTGNPDGPVPYHFPATDYRADLLGKR, encoded by the coding sequence ATGAGTGCCGATAACGCCTACGCGGTCGAGCTGAAGGGAGTCTCCTTCAAGCGCGGTGCGCGCAGCATTTTCAATAACGTCGATATTCGCATCCCGCGCGGCAAGGTCACCGGCATAATGGGGCCTTCCGGGTGTGGCAAGACCACGCTGCTGCGGTTGATGGGCGCACAGTTGCGTCCCGACAGCGGCGAAGTCTGGGTCAACGGCCAGAACCTGCCGAAGCTGTCGCGCAGCGATCTGTTCGATGCGCGCAAGCACATGGGTGTGCTGTTCCAGAGCGGCGCGCTGTTCACCGATCTCGATGTCTTCGAGAACGTCGCTTTTCCCCTGCGCGTTCATACCGAGTTGCCGGAAGAAATGATCCGCGACATCGTCCTGCTCAAATTGCAGGCGGTGGGCCTGCGTGGCGCGATCGAGCTGATGCCCGATGAGCTGTCCGGCGGCATGAAGCGTCGCGTGGCCCTGGCCCGGGCAATTGCGCTCGATCCACAGATTCTCATGTACGACGAGCCGTTCGTCGGTCAAGACCCGATCGCCATGGGCGTGCTGGTGCGTTTGATTCGTCTGCTCAACGATGCGCTGGGGATCACCAGCATCGTGGTTTCTCACGATCTGGCCGAAACCGCGAGCATCGCCGACTACATCTATGTAGTGGGTGATGGTCAGGTACTGGGGCAGGGCACGCCGGATGAATTGATGAACTCGGACGAGCCGCGTATCCGTCAGTTCATGACCGGCAACCCCGATGGCCCGGTGCCGTACCATTTTCCAGCGACGGATTACCGCGCAGATCTTCTGGGGAAGCGCTGA
- a CDS encoding KpsF/GutQ family sugar-phosphate isomerase: MSQSSDLIQSAQRTIRLEVEAVQGLLPHIDADFVRACEMILASKGRVVVVGMGKSGHVGNKIAATLASTGTPAFFVHPAEASHGDMGMITRDDVILALSNSGSTNEIVTLLPLIKRLGIQLISVTGNPASPLAKAAEVNLNVHVEHEACPLNLAPTSSTTAALVMGDALAVALLEARGFTAEDFAFSHPGGALGRRLLLKVENVMHAGQELPQVQRGTLLKDALMEMTRKGLGMTAIIEADGKLAGIFTDGDLRRTLDRSIDIRTATIDQVMTAHGKTARPEMLAAEALKIMEDHRINALVVVDEGDRPIGAFNLSDLLRAGVM, translated from the coding sequence ATGAGCCAATCCAGTGACCTGATTCAATCGGCACAACGCACCATTCGCCTCGAAGTGGAAGCCGTACAAGGCTTGTTGCCCCATATCGACGCCGATTTCGTACGCGCTTGCGAGATGATTCTGGCCAGCAAGGGCCGTGTGGTCGTGGTCGGCATGGGCAAGTCCGGGCACGTCGGCAACAAGATTGCCGCCACCCTGGCCAGCACCGGCACCCCGGCATTTTTCGTTCATCCGGCCGAAGCCAGTCACGGCGACATGGGTATGATCACTCGCGACGACGTGATCCTGGCCCTGTCCAATTCCGGCTCGACCAACGAAATCGTCACCCTGCTGCCACTGATCAAACGTCTGGGCATCCAGTTGATCAGCGTCACCGGCAACCCCGCCTCGCCGCTGGCCAAGGCCGCTGAGGTGAATCTCAACGTTCACGTCGAGCATGAAGCCTGCCCGCTGAACCTGGCCCCGACCTCTTCGACCACCGCCGCTCTGGTGATGGGCGACGCACTGGCGGTTGCCTTGCTGGAAGCGCGCGGCTTCACCGCCGAAGACTTCGCTTTCTCTCACCCGGGCGGTGCCCTTGGCCGTCGCCTGTTGCTGAAAGTGGAAAACGTCATGCACGCCGGACAGGAGTTGCCACAGGTACAACGCGGCACCCTGCTCAAGGATGCGCTGATGGAAATGACCCGCAAGGGCCTCGGCATGACCGCCATCATCGAAGCCGACGGCAAGCTCGCCGGGATCTTCACTGACGGCGATCTGCGCCGTACGCTCGACCGCAGCATTGATATCCGCACCGCCACCATCGATCAGGTGATGACCGCACACGGCAAGACTGCCCGCCCGGAAATGCTCGCGGCCGAAGCCCTGAAAATCATGGAAGACCATCGAATCAACGCACTGGTCGTCGTGGACGAAGGTGATCGCCCGATCGGCGCCTTCAACCTCTCCGATCTGCTGCGCGCAGGAGTCATGTAA
- a CDS encoding KdsC family phosphatase — MNTDLLQRGKAIKLAVFDVDGVLTDGRLYFLEDGSEFKTFNTLDGQGIKMLMNAGVQTAIISGRKTPVVERRAKNLGIPHLFQGREDKLVVLDGLLEQLGLSYEQVAYLGDDLPDLPVIRRVGLGMAVANAAAFVREHAHGITLARGGEGAAREFCELILRAQGRLDAANAAYL; from the coding sequence ATGAACACCGATCTGCTGCAACGCGGCAAAGCGATCAAACTGGCGGTTTTTGACGTTGACGGAGTCCTCACCGACGGGCGCCTGTACTTCCTCGAAGACGGCAGCGAATTCAAGACCTTCAACACCCTCGACGGCCAGGGCATCAAAATGCTGATGAACGCCGGGGTACAGACCGCCATCATCAGCGGTCGCAAGACTCCGGTGGTAGAACGCAGGGCGAAAAACCTCGGCATCCCGCACCTGTTTCAGGGCCGCGAGGACAAATTGGTGGTTCTGGACGGCCTGCTTGAACAACTCGGCCTAAGCTATGAACAGGTCGCCTACCTCGGTGACGACCTGCCTGACCTGCCGGTGATTCGCCGGGTCGGTCTGGGCATGGCGGTCGCCAACGCTGCTGCCTTCGTGCGCGAACATGCCCACGGCATCACCCTGGCCCGTGGTGGCGAAGGTGCTGCACGCGAATTCTGCGAATTGATTCTGCGCGCCCAGGGCCGCCTCGATGCGGCCAACGCCGCGTACCTGTGA
- the lptC gene encoding LPS export ABC transporter periplasmic protein LptC, whose product MFSKKFRNFLLFGCIAAIFAAVGYWNISPERFLDKPPVTSVETPIDWYATNTHTVQYLPDGKVQYEMTSDKAEHIKATDITLVTKPDLNMYRGTDFPWHVTSERGEVNSGGTEVELIDSVRIKRTDEKNRATLITSTRMTVFPQQEYAQTEQPVRIDGAGGVSTGVGMKAYLKDSRIHLLSNVRGQYEAR is encoded by the coding sequence ATGTTTAGCAAAAAATTTCGTAATTTCCTGCTTTTCGGCTGCATTGCTGCGATATTCGCGGCGGTCGGCTACTGGAACATCAGCCCGGAACGCTTTCTCGACAAGCCGCCAGTGACCTCGGTGGAGACGCCTATCGACTGGTATGCAACCAACACGCATACCGTGCAATACCTGCCAGACGGCAAAGTGCAGTATGAAATGACCTCCGACAAGGCCGAGCACATCAAGGCGACCGACATCACGCTGGTGACCAAACCTGACCTGAACATGTACCGCGGAACGGATTTCCCGTGGCACGTGACCAGCGAACGCGGTGAGGTCAATTCCGGCGGCACCGAAGTCGAGCTGATCGATTCAGTACGCATCAAGCGCACCGATGAAAAGAACCGCGCCACCTTGATCACCTCCACTCGCATGACGGTGTTCCCGCAGCAGGAATATGCGCAGACCGAGCAACCCGTTAGAATCGACGGCGCTGGCGGTGTATCGACTGGCGTTGGAATGAAAGCGTACCTGAAGGACAGCAGGATACACCTGCTATCGAACGTAAGAGGACAGTATGAGGCTCGTTAA
- the lptA gene encoding lipopolysaccharide transport periplasmic protein LptA, producing MRLVKTLPILLSLGAALGSVSAWALPNDQSQPIRIQADDAQLDDKNGVATYKGDVIITQGSMIVKGNTVTITRTPAGDIDVVTSVGNLAYFEQLQTAGDSKPVQGWGVTIQYHAAQNRVVLIDKAKVVDKDNNTTQGEKIVYDTVKKLASAGRATGSKVTEARPRIDMVIQPKKKTDEKTQ from the coding sequence ATGAGGCTCGTTAAAACCCTCCCTATTTTGCTCAGTCTGGGCGCAGCACTGGGAAGCGTGAGCGCCTGGGCTCTGCCGAACGATCAATCGCAGCCAATCCGCATTCAGGCCGACGATGCCCAACTGGACGACAAGAATGGCGTTGCCACCTATAAGGGCGATGTGATCATCACCCAGGGCTCGATGATCGTTAAAGGCAACACGGTGACGATCACCCGCACCCCGGCCGGTGACATCGACGTCGTGACGTCGGTGGGCAACCTCGCCTACTTCGAGCAACTGCAAACCGCTGGCGACAGCAAACCCGTTCAGGGCTGGGGCGTGACGATCCAGTACCACGCTGCGCAAAACCGCGTCGTGCTGATCGACAAGGCCAAGGTTGTCGACAAGGACAACAACACCACCCAGGGCGAGAAAATCGTCTACGACACCGTGAAGAAGCTGGCCAGCGCCGGTCGCGCCACCGGCAGCAAGGTCACCGAAGCGCGTCCGCGCATCGACATGGTGATCCAGCCGAAGAAGAAAACCGACGAGAAAACCCAGTAA
- the lptB gene encoding LPS export ABC transporter ATP-binding protein: MATLKAQHLAKAYKSRQVVRDVSLSIDSGQIVGLLGPNGAGKTTCFYMIVGLVQADQGRVLIDDLDVSHQPMHGRAKAGIGYLPQEASIFRKLSVADNIMAILETRQELDKAGRRKELESLLQEFHISHIRDNLGMSLSGGERRRVEIARALATAPKFILLDEPFAGVDPISVGDIKQIIHHLKAKGIGVLITDHNVRETLDICETAYIVNDGQLIAEGDSATILANDLVKEVYLGHEFRL, encoded by the coding sequence ATGGCAACTCTGAAAGCTCAGCACCTGGCCAAAGCCTATAAAAGCCGCCAGGTCGTGCGTGACGTCAGCCTGTCGATCGACAGCGGTCAGATCGTCGGCCTGCTCGGCCCTAACGGCGCCGGCAAGACCACCTGCTTCTACATGATCGTCGGCCTGGTGCAGGCCGATCAGGGCCGCGTGCTGATCGATGATCTGGACGTCAGCCATCAGCCGATGCACGGCCGCGCCAAGGCCGGTATCGGCTATCTGCCGCAAGAAGCGTCGATCTTCCGCAAACTGTCGGTGGCCGACAACATCATGGCCATCCTCGAGACCCGTCAGGAACTCGACAAGGCCGGTCGTCGCAAAGAGCTGGAAAGCCTGCTGCAGGAATTCCACATCAGCCACATCCGCGACAACCTCGGCATGAGCCTGTCCGGTGGCGAGCGCCGCCGGGTGGAAATTGCCCGCGCCCTGGCCACCGCACCGAAATTCATTCTGCTCGACGAACCGTTCGCCGGTGTCGACCCGATTTCGGTCGGCGACATCAAGCAGATCATCCACCACCTCAAAGCCAAAGGCATCGGCGTGCTGATCACCGATCACAACGTGCGTGAGACGCTGGACATCTGCGAAACCGCTTACATCGTCAACGACGGTCAACTGATCGCCGAAGGTGACTCCGCAACCATCCTCGCCAACGACCTGGTGAAGGAAGTGTATCTGGGCCACGAATTCCGCCTGTAA